From Anaerolineae bacterium:
GCGCCGTCGAGATCGCCGAGGTGACCGGCCTGGGCACCGGGTTCGTGGGCACCACCCTGGTGGGGATGGCCACTTCCTTCCCCGAGCTGGTGACCATGCTGGCGGCCGCCCGCCTGGGCGCCTTTGACCTGGCAGTGGGCAACCTGTTCGGCAGCAACCTGTTCAACGTCTTCATCCTGGGTGCTACGGACTTGTTCTTCCTCGAGGGACGCTTTCTGGGTGCCATTGACCCTATCTTCGCCGTGGCCGGGCTGCTTGGCCTGTTGCTCACCACCTTGGGCCTGATCAACAACCTAGCGCGGTCGGAGCGGCGCATCCTCTTCGTGGAGACGGACGCCCTCCTGCTGATCGTCATGTACTTCGCGGGGCTCTACTTCCTCTACGTGCGCGGGATCGCCGGGTGACGGCAGTTCAGCGGCGGCAACGCTAGCTCACGGCCGTCAGGGTGCCTCGCAGCACCGTGACCGCCTGCCCGCCCAGGATCACCCGCGGGCCGGCCAGGCGCACCTGCACTACGCCCCCGCGCGAAGAGGCCTGGTAGGCGAGCATGGCCTCGCGGCCAAGTCTGGCGCCCCAGTATGGCCCCAGGGCGCAGTGCGCCGAGCCGGTGACCGGGTCCTCGTCGATGCCGGCGGCCGGGGCGAAGAAGCGGGAGACGAAGTCGTAGGTCCCGTGGGAGCGGGCGGTGACGATGACGCCCCGCGTCCCAGGGACGGACGCCGCCAGCGCTCGCGGGTCTGGGCGTAACTTCGAGAGGTCCTCCTCAGACTCCACTTCTACCAAGTAGTCGAACCGATTTCGGCCGACGTAGACGGCAGCCTCAAGACCCAGGGCGGCAAGCATGCCCGCCGGCGCTTCAGAGGGGCCAGGCGCCTCGCTTGGGAAGTCCATCTCTATCCAGTCTCCCCGGCGGCGGCACAGAAGCAGCCCGCTCAAAGTGAAGAACCGGGCCTCGTCCTCCGGGAGCAGGTGGCCCGTCTCCCAGAGAACGTGGGCCGAGGCCAGGGTGGCGTGGCCGCAGAGCTCCACCTCCACTGCCGGGGTGAACCAGCGCAGGTTGAACCCGTCGGTCTGGGGCAGCAGGAAGGCGGTCTCGGAAAGGTTCATCTCCGCGGCCACCTGCTGCATCCACCCGTCCTCTGCCGGTTTCTGCAGCAGTACCACCGCAGCCGGGTTGCCGGTGAAGGGCCGGTCGGTGAAGGCGTCCACCTGGTAGAGAGTCAGAGACATGGCGCAGCCTCACACTGAGGGTTGTTGCCGGAGCGCGTCCGGCGGCCCCATGGTACACCAGCACCCCGCAGAGCGTCAGGCAACGGGTGATCAGGAGAGGCGAGGAACCCGCCGCGCCCACAGCGCGT
This genomic window contains:
- a CDS encoding PhzF family phenazine biosynthesis protein: MSLTLYQVDAFTDRPFTGNPAAVVLLQKPAEDGWMQQVAAEMNLSETAFLLPQTDGFNLRWFTPAVEVELCGHATLASAHVLWETGHLLPEDEARFFTLSGLLLCRRRGDWIEMDFPSEAPGPSEAPAGMLAALGLEAAVYVGRNRFDYLVEVESEEDLSKLRPDPRALAASVPGTRGVIVTARSHGTYDFVSRFFAPAAGIDEDPVTGSAHCALGPYWGARLGREAMLAYQASSRGGVVQVRLAGPRVILGGQAVTVLRGTLTAVS